A genomic window from Schistocerca serialis cubense isolate TAMUIC-IGC-003099 chromosome 4, iqSchSeri2.2, whole genome shotgun sequence includes:
- the LOC126473709 gene encoding troponin C, isoallergen Bla g 6.0101-like — protein MDDLPPEQIQVLKKAFDAFDHEKKGYITIDTVQTILDMLGIKLDADTLQEVVDELDEDGLGQLGFDEFVILAARFLVEEDAEAMQEELREAFRLYDKEGNGYITTGVLREILRELDDKITQEELDMMIEEIDSDGSGTVDFEEFMEVMTGE, from the exons GATGACCTTCCTCCAGAACAGATACAAG tcctgaaaAAGGCGTTCGATGCCTTTGACCACGAGAAGAAGGGCTACATCACCATAGACACGGTGCAGACCATCCTGGACATGCTGGGCATCAAGCTGGACGCGGACACGCTGCAGGAGGTCGTCGACGAGCTGGACGAAGACG GCTTGGGCCAGCTGGGCTTTGACGAGTTCGTCATCCTGGCGGCCAGGTTCCTGGTTGAGGAGGACGCGGAGGCGATGCAAGAGGAGCTGCGGGAGGCATTCCGCCTGTACGACAAGGAGG GTAACGGCTACATCACGACCGGAGTCCTGAGGGAGATCCTGCGAGAGCTGGACGACAAGATCACGCAGGAAGAGCTCGACATGATGATCGAGGAGATCGACTCGGACGGCTCCGGGACCGTTGATTTCGAAG